Proteins encoded within one genomic window of Nitrospira sp. CR1.1:
- the lptC gene encoding LPS export ABC transporter periplasmic protein LptC has protein sequence MWEHWVRRGLLALSVVLAAFLGYLLITRSNPGSSSRSVTPVAPESADARIQDFTFTQTKGDLVQWKVQAEQARLYEKESRAVLSNVQITLYGVQGKELTLSGEEGTLDTQTKNFQLSNRSTPIVVETQSGYTIQTNHLVWTDARHEIQTGDHVTIQGHGLQVTGRGLLGKMDTEEFQVLDDVHVDVVPAS, from the coding sequence ATGTGGGAACATTGGGTTCGGCGAGGTCTTCTAGCTCTCAGCGTGGTCCTTGCGGCATTTCTTGGGTATTTGCTCATTACACGCTCCAATCCAGGCTCTTCGTCACGGTCGGTCACCCCGGTCGCGCCCGAATCCGCCGATGCGCGCATTCAGGATTTTACCTTTACCCAGACCAAAGGCGATCTTGTTCAGTGGAAAGTGCAAGCCGAGCAGGCTCGCCTCTACGAGAAGGAGAGCCGGGCTGTTCTGAGCAACGTGCAGATCACTCTTTACGGAGTGCAGGGAAAAGAACTGACCTTGTCCGGCGAAGAGGGCACGCTGGACACCCAAACGAAAAACTTTCAATTATCGAATAGATCCACGCCGATTGTAGTTGAGACGCAAAGCGGCTATACCATTCAGACAAACCACCTCGTATGGACTGACGCGCGGCATGAAATTCAAACTGGGGACCATGTCACTATTCAGGGGCATGGATTACAAGTTACTGGCAGAGGGTTGTTGGGGAAGATGGATACGGAGGAATTCCAGGTTCTTGACGACGTGCATGTGGATGTCGTGCCTGCTTCTTAG
- the rplQ gene encoding 50S ribosomal protein L17 has product MRHKKKGRQLGRQTKHRWALFRSLVTSLLEQERIETTEAKAKEIRGFTDRMISLGKEGSLPARRRALSFLRSKAVVSKLFSDVASRFQDRPGGYTRIIRTRRRIGDAAEMVAIELVTRPEKPKAVPSAETAGEKKESTEKNQAPAES; this is encoded by the coding sequence GTGCGCCACAAAAAGAAGGGTCGACAGCTCGGACGTCAAACCAAACACCGATGGGCCCTGTTCAGAAGTCTCGTGACTTCGCTGTTGGAACAGGAGCGTATTGAAACGACGGAAGCGAAGGCGAAGGAAATTCGTGGTTTCACGGATCGAATGATTTCCCTTGGCAAAGAGGGAAGCCTGCCAGCCCGTCGGCGCGCGCTCAGCTTCTTGCGGAGCAAAGCCGTGGTGTCGAAGTTGTTCAGCGACGTTGCGTCACGATTCCAGGATCGTCCGGGCGGCTACACGCGTATCATCAGAACCCGTCGTCGGATCGGGGATGCCGCTGAGATGGTTGCAATAGAATTGGTCACAAGACCGGAGAAACCTAAAGCGGTGCCCTCCGCTGAAACAGCGGGGGAAAAGAAAGAATCGACTGAGAAAAATCAAGCCCCTGCAGAAAGCTGA
- a CDS encoding DNA-directed RNA polymerase subunit alpha, which yields MIKAMKDFQIPMRVEVDKDTLSPTFGRFTTEAFERGFGTTVGNSLRRVLLSSLTGAAATTVKIEGVLHEFSTIPGVTEDVTSIILNVKSLRLALHGDKPKTIRLKKKGPGEAKGSDITHDGDVTILTPDLHIATLDKDAALDMEMTIKHGRGFVPAERNKEEGLPIGVIAIDSIFSPIKRVNFHVENARVGRMTDYDKLTLEIWTDGTISPRDALSNAAGILREHLDIFINPEERSDAKPSAGSEDLSDEVNKNLYRSVNELELSVRAANCLKNANIKTIADLVQKTEAEMLKTKNFGKKSLNEIKEILTEMGLSLGMKVDALPSGDAGVRSE from the coding sequence ATGATTAAAGCGATGAAAGACTTTCAGATCCCCATGCGGGTGGAAGTCGACAAGGACACTCTTTCCCCGACATTCGGAAGATTTACGACCGAGGCATTTGAGCGAGGCTTCGGCACCACGGTGGGAAATTCCTTGCGCCGTGTCTTGCTGTCCTCCTTGACGGGAGCTGCGGCGACCACCGTCAAGATCGAAGGCGTGTTACATGAGTTCTCCACGATCCCCGGCGTGACCGAAGACGTGACCTCGATTATTTTGAATGTGAAGAGTCTCCGGCTGGCGCTTCATGGCGACAAGCCGAAGACGATTCGTCTCAAGAAAAAGGGGCCAGGGGAAGCCAAAGGTTCCGATATCACCCACGACGGAGACGTGACGATCCTCACGCCGGATTTGCACATTGCGACGCTGGACAAGGATGCCGCGCTGGATATGGAAATGACCATCAAGCATGGTCGCGGGTTTGTCCCGGCCGAGCGCAATAAGGAAGAAGGATTGCCGATCGGGGTGATTGCCATCGACTCGATTTTCTCCCCTATCAAGCGGGTGAATTTCCACGTCGAAAATGCTCGCGTCGGTCGAATGACGGACTATGACAAATTGACGTTGGAGATCTGGACGGACGGCACGATTTCTCCGCGCGATGCGTTGTCCAACGCGGCAGGGATTCTTCGCGAACATCTGGATATCTTCATCAATCCCGAAGAGCGCTCTGATGCGAAACCATCCGCTGGTAGCGAAGATTTGTCCGATGAAGTGAACAAGAATCTCTATCGCAGCGTCAATGAATTGGAGTTGTCCGTTCGTGCGGCCAATTGCCTCAAGAATGCCAATATCAAGACGATCGCCGATCTGGTGCAAAAGACCGAAGCGGAGATGTTGAAAACGAAAAATTTCGGGAAGAAGTCGCTCAATGAAATCAAGGAAATCCTGACCGAAATGGGACTGAGCCTTGGAATGAAAGTCGACGCCTTGCCGTCAGGCGACGCGGGCGTGCGTTCAGAGTAA
- the rpsD gene encoding 30S ribosomal protein S4, with protein sequence MAKYSGPVCRLCRREGEKLFLKGSRCMTEKCAIERRSYPPGQHGQARQRTSDYSLQLREKQKLKRIYGLQECQFRGIFERAERQAGVTGDTLLRLLECRLDNVVYRLGFGASRKEARQLVNHGHLMINGRKVKAPGALVKTGDSIEVRQKSRELLPIQGALAAVDGRGIPEWLELDRTAYKGTIRSLPTKEHIVLPVNEQMVVELYSR encoded by the coding sequence GTGGCAAAATATAGTGGACCTGTCTGCCGCTTGTGCCGGAGAGAGGGCGAGAAACTCTTTTTGAAGGGGTCTCGTTGCATGACCGAGAAGTGCGCGATTGAGCGCCGGAGTTATCCCCCTGGACAGCACGGTCAGGCCCGTCAGCGGACGTCAGACTACAGTTTGCAGTTGCGAGAAAAGCAGAAACTGAAGAGAATTTATGGCCTCCAGGAATGCCAATTCCGCGGCATTTTCGAGCGAGCGGAACGTCAAGCCGGCGTGACGGGCGATACTCTGCTGCGCCTCTTGGAATGTCGCTTGGACAATGTAGTGTATCGGCTCGGCTTCGGGGCCTCACGAAAAGAGGCCCGGCAGTTGGTCAATCATGGTCATTTGATGATCAATGGCCGTAAGGTGAAGGCGCCCGGTGCTCTCGTCAAGACTGGTGATTCTATCGAGGTTCGGCAAAAGAGCCGTGAATTGCTCCCGATTCAGGGGGCGCTTGCGGCAGTGGACGGTCGCGGCATTCCTGAATGGCTCGAACTCGACAGGACCGCTTACAAGGGGACGATTCGGTCCTTGCCGACCAAGGAACATATTGTGTTGCCTGTCAATGAGCAGATGGTCGTCGAACTGTATTCACGCTAG
- the rpsK gene encoding 30S ribosomal protein S11 gives MSVKKGKKKERKIVQSGVAHVQASFNNTIVTITDMSGNTVVWASSGNQGFKGSRKSTPFAAQRAGEAAARKAMENGMRQVDVYVNGPGAGRESAIRSLQSAGLRINLIRDVTPIPHNGCRPPKRRRV, from the coding sequence ATGAGTGTGAAGAAGGGGAAAAAGAAAGAACGGAAGATTGTTCAGAGTGGAGTGGCTCACGTTCAGGCGTCGTTCAATAACACGATCGTGACGATTACGGATATGAGCGGCAACACCGTGGTGTGGGCCAGTTCAGGCAACCAAGGGTTTAAAGGGTCACGCAAGAGTACCCCCTTTGCAGCTCAACGGGCCGGCGAGGCTGCGGCCAGAAAAGCCATGGAGAATGGCATGCGCCAGGTTGATGTCTATGTCAATGGGCCTGGTGCTGGACGAGAGTCTGCCATTCGCTCATTGCAAAGTGCCGGATTGCGTATCAACTTGATCCGCGACGTGACGCCGATTCCTCACAACGGATGCCGGCCGCCGAAACGTCGGCGGGTGTAG
- the rpsM gene encoding 30S ribosomal protein S13 translates to MARIAGVDLPKDKRIEIGLTYVFGIGRVAAQAILKKAGVDGSIRVKDVSEDKIVKIREVIERDYRVEGDLRKEVSMNIKRLVDTGTFRGLRHRKGLPVRGQRTKTNARTRKGRRAGVGSKPQKPAGSRA, encoded by the coding sequence ATGGCACGTATTGCTGGCGTGGATTTGCCAAAAGACAAACGAATCGAAATTGGCTTGACCTATGTGTTCGGGATCGGTCGCGTGGCTGCGCAAGCGATTCTAAAAAAAGCCGGGGTTGATGGCTCCATTCGCGTGAAGGATGTCAGCGAAGACAAGATCGTCAAGATTCGGGAAGTCATTGAACGTGATTATCGCGTGGAAGGTGACCTGCGCAAAGAAGTGTCAATGAATATCAAGCGTTTGGTAGATACAGGAACATTTCGTGGGCTTCGGCATCGCAAAGGGTTGCCTGTTCGCGGACAGCGGACCAAAACAAATGCGCGCACCCGTAAAGGAAGACGCGCGGGCGTGGGCAGCAAACCGCAGAAGCCCGCTGGTTCCAGAGCATAA
- the rpmJ gene encoding 50S ribosomal protein L36 — MKVKSSVKPICAKCKVVRRRGVVRVLCANPRHKQRQG; from the coding sequence ATGAAGGTCAAGTCGTCAGTAAAGCCGATTTGTGCAAAGTGTAAAGTGGTCCGTCGCCGTGGGGTTGTTCGCGTGTTATGCGCGAATCCTCGGCATAAACAACGACAGGGATGA
- the infA gene encoding translation initiation factor IF-1 codes for MPKEDVIEVTGTVAETLPNAMFRVELENGHRILAHISGKMRMHFIRILPGDKVTIQLSPYDLTRGRITYRFK; via the coding sequence GTGCCAAAAGAAGATGTCATAGAAGTGACCGGCACGGTGGCTGAGACCCTCCCTAATGCGATGTTTCGCGTAGAGTTGGAAAACGGACACCGAATTTTGGCTCATATCTCCGGAAAAATGCGGATGCATTTCATCCGGATCCTTCCCGGCGATAAGGTGACGATTCAATTGTCGCCCTATGATTTGACAAGGGGGCGGATTACTTATCGCTTCAAGTAG
- the map gene encoding type I methionyl aminopeptidase produces the protein MIVFKTPDEVTLMAQASRVVAEVLALLKGKVAPGITTEDLDRMAEEAIRGRGAIPAFKGYRNYPKTLCASVNEQVVHGIPSKRKLKEGDIIGLDLGAIVSGFYGDSAVTVPVGAASSEALRLIQVTEESMYRGIAKAVVGNRLSDVSHAIQTHVEQAGFAVVTEFVGHGIGRQLHEEPQVPNYGKPGQGPRLQVGMVLAIEPMVNMGGSAVRILDDRWTAVTQDGRWSAHFEHTIAIQPSGPAKILSQLSH, from the coding sequence ATGATCGTCTTCAAGACGCCGGATGAAGTTACGTTGATGGCGCAAGCCTCCAGAGTGGTGGCAGAAGTCTTAGCTCTGCTGAAAGGGAAAGTGGCACCTGGCATTACGACCGAGGATTTGGATCGTATGGCAGAGGAGGCCATTCGCGGTCGTGGAGCCATCCCGGCCTTCAAGGGATATCGCAATTATCCTAAAACCCTCTGTGCATCCGTTAATGAGCAGGTGGTTCACGGGATTCCCTCGAAACGAAAACTCAAAGAAGGTGACATCATAGGGCTGGACCTGGGCGCTATTGTCTCCGGTTTCTATGGAGACTCCGCCGTCACGGTACCGGTTGGGGCTGCAAGCTCAGAGGCGTTACGCCTGATTCAGGTGACGGAAGAATCCATGTATCGGGGAATTGCGAAGGCGGTGGTCGGGAATCGCCTTTCTGATGTCTCTCATGCTATACAGACTCATGTCGAGCAGGCAGGCTTTGCCGTAGTGACGGAATTTGTCGGGCATGGTATAGGAAGGCAACTTCACGAGGAACCGCAGGTTCCGAATTATGGCAAACCTGGACAGGGCCCACGCCTCCAGGTCGGTATGGTATTGGCTATCGAACCAATGGTGAATATGGGGGGCAGTGCTGTCCGCATTTTGGATGATCGGTGGACGGCGGTCACCCAGGACGGCCGTTGGTCTGCTCATTTTGAGCACACCATTGCCATTCAACCGAGTGGCCCGGCCAAGATTCTTTCGCAACTGTCACACTAA
- a CDS encoding adenylate kinase: MRLVFLGAPGVGKGTQADRVTAEFGWPKISTGDLLREAVRNQTELGLEAKTSMDAGKLVPDNVVIGMVRERLATPSCQTGFVLDGFPRTVPQAEELHAMLSGRSLKLDQVINFRVSRQDVVTRLSGRRSCPKCQSVFHIAFAPPKAEGQCDRCGASLVQRSDDKPETIEARLKVYDEQTAPLIAYYQGKNLLSDLDGSGEMAVVYGRLSAVLRGLGAQ, from the coding sequence ATGCGACTGGTTTTTCTCGGAGCACCAGGGGTTGGAAAGGGCACTCAGGCTGATCGGGTCACCGCCGAATTCGGCTGGCCGAAGATTTCTACCGGTGATCTATTGCGGGAAGCGGTGCGGAATCAAACCGAGCTCGGTCTTGAAGCCAAAACGAGCATGGACGCGGGAAAGTTAGTGCCGGATAACGTGGTCATCGGCATGGTGCGGGAAAGATTAGCCACCCCTTCCTGTCAAACAGGCTTTGTATTGGATGGTTTCCCTCGTACGGTTCCGCAGGCCGAAGAGTTACACGCCATGTTGAGCGGTCGCAGTCTAAAACTTGATCAGGTCATTAATTTCCGGGTGTCACGCCAGGATGTGGTGACACGTCTTAGCGGACGACGGAGCTGTCCCAAATGCCAGAGCGTGTTCCACATCGCCTTCGCTCCGCCGAAAGCCGAAGGGCAATGCGATCGATGCGGAGCGTCATTGGTGCAGAGAAGCGACGATAAGCCTGAAACTATTGAGGCTCGTTTGAAGGTTTATGATGAGCAAACTGCTCCGCTCATTGCCTATTACCAGGGGAAAAATCTCTTGAGCGATCTGGACGGCTCCGGCGAAATGGCTGTGGTCTACGGTAGGCTTTCCGCGGTACTGCGCGGGCTCGGCGCTCAATGA
- the secY gene encoding preprotein translocase subunit SecY, translating to MFERLLTSFQNIFKIPELRTRVLFTLGMLIVYRVGAHIPTPGINGEALSEFLQKQGGALLGFLDIFSGGSLSRLTIFALGIMPYISASIILQLLTVVIPHLSKLAKEGERGRKKIIQYTRFGTIVIALIQGFGIAVGLEQMNQGAFVLSPGWGFRFMTVITLCAGTGFLMWLGEQITERGIGNGISLIIFAGIVARLPAAVAQTFDLYKVGQLSFPLLVVLTVVMFGVVAAIVFLESGRRKVPVQYAKRVIGRRVYGGQSTHIPLKINTAGVIPPIFASSIIAFPATIAGFFETPWIKAVGTQLAPGSLLYTLMYVGLIVFFCFFYTAVVMNPVDMADNLKKYGGFVPGIRPGQRTSDYIYSVLTKITFAGAIYLAIVCVIPEFLIYKLNMPFYFGGTSLLIVIGVGLDTAQQIESHLLNRNYDGFLQKGKLRGRTS from the coding sequence GTGTTTGAGCGTCTGCTGACCAGTTTCCAAAACATCTTCAAGATTCCAGAACTGCGAACCCGCGTGTTGTTCACGTTGGGTATGCTGATTGTTTATCGCGTCGGCGCTCATATTCCCACGCCTGGGATTAACGGGGAGGCCCTATCCGAATTTCTTCAGAAGCAGGGCGGCGCGCTTCTTGGATTCTTGGATATTTTCTCCGGCGGATCTCTTTCGCGCCTGACGATTTTTGCGCTGGGCATCATGCCCTACATCAGCGCATCGATTATTCTTCAGCTACTCACCGTCGTCATCCCCCACCTTTCCAAGCTGGCTAAAGAAGGGGAGCGTGGGCGAAAAAAAATCATCCAATACACGCGTTTCGGAACCATTGTCATTGCGCTTATTCAAGGCTTCGGGATCGCCGTCGGTCTGGAGCAGATGAACCAGGGCGCCTTTGTCCTGAGTCCCGGCTGGGGATTTCGCTTCATGACGGTGATTACGCTCTGCGCGGGCACCGGTTTCCTCATGTGGCTTGGTGAACAGATCACCGAACGCGGGATCGGCAATGGCATTTCGTTGATTATCTTCGCCGGAATTGTTGCCAGGCTCCCTGCAGCCGTTGCGCAAACGTTTGATCTCTACAAGGTCGGGCAATTGAGCTTTCCGCTCTTGGTTGTCTTGACGGTCGTCATGTTCGGGGTTGTTGCTGCGATTGTCTTTCTTGAGAGCGGGCGCAGAAAGGTGCCGGTTCAGTACGCGAAGCGTGTGATTGGCAGAAGGGTATATGGCGGCCAAAGCACCCATATTCCGTTGAAGATCAACACTGCCGGGGTTATTCCCCCGATTTTTGCGTCTTCCATTATCGCCTTTCCTGCGACGATTGCCGGATTTTTTGAGACTCCATGGATCAAAGCGGTCGGGACGCAGCTCGCTCCAGGATCGCTGCTGTATACGCTGATGTATGTCGGGTTGATCGTGTTCTTTTGTTTCTTCTATACGGCGGTTGTAATGAATCCCGTCGATATGGCTGATAATCTCAAGAAATATGGCGGGTTTGTCCCGGGGATCCGACCGGGGCAACGTACGTCAGACTATATTTACTCGGTTCTGACGAAGATCACGTTTGCCGGCGCTATTTATCTGGCCATTGTGTGCGTCATTCCGGAATTCCTTATCTATAAATTGAATATGCCGTTCTATTTCGGCGGCACCTCATTGTTGATCGTGATCGGAGTGGGATTGGACACCGCTCAGCAGATTGAGTCACATCTTTTAAACCGCAATTACGATGGATTCCTTCAAAAAGGAAAACTTCGCGGTCGAACGTCCTAG
- the rplO gene encoding 50S ribosomal protein L15 — MKLHDLAPSRGAKHKPKRIGRGPGSGHGKTATKGHKGLKARSGGGKRPGFEGGQMPLIRRVPKYGFTNQFRTEYTIINLKSLAGLETTEAITPQLLVNEGLVRRKGELIKILAQGELTKPLVVQAHKFSKSAEAKIQAAGGRAEVIPCV; from the coding sequence ATGAAGTTGCATGATCTTGCTCCTTCTCGAGGAGCGAAGCACAAACCAAAGCGAATTGGCCGTGGTCCTGGGTCTGGGCATGGCAAGACTGCGACTAAAGGTCATAAGGGCCTGAAAGCGCGTTCTGGCGGCGGGAAACGCCCAGGTTTTGAAGGCGGCCAGATGCCGCTGATTCGCCGAGTCCCGAAGTATGGATTTACGAATCAGTTCAGGACCGAGTACACGATCATTAATTTAAAAAGTCTGGCTGGTCTGGAAACGACTGAAGCCATTACGCCCCAACTCTTGGTGAATGAAGGCCTTGTTCGACGTAAAGGAGAGCTGATTAAGATCCTTGCCCAGGGAGAGTTGACAAAACCTCTCGTGGTGCAGGCTCACAAGTTCAGCAAGTCAGCCGAGGCAAAGATTCAGGCAGCCGGGGGGAGGGCCGAGGTCATTCCCTGTGTTTGA
- the rpmD gene encoding 50S ribosomal protein L30, which produces MATEKKTTTAQASLRITLKRSPIGTPYKHRLVLRGLGLRKLNATVLRPASDQVKGMIAKVGYLLEVSPQ; this is translated from the coding sequence ATGGCTACCGAAAAGAAGACAACGACTGCTCAAGCGAGCCTTCGAATTACGCTGAAGCGTAGTCCGATCGGAACCCCGTATAAGCACCGCCTTGTTCTCAGGGGTTTAGGGCTGCGCAAACTCAATGCCACTGTGTTGCGTCCTGCCAGCGATCAGGTCAAGGGCATGATCGCCAAGGTAGGCTATTTACTGGAAGTGAGTCCCCAATGA
- the rpsE gene encoding 30S ribosomal protein S5 has protein sequence MRVNPEELSLKDKVVFINRVAKVVKGGKRFNFCALVVVGDGQGYVGVGKGKAAEVPVAISKAVEQAKKHLVRVPIKGGTIPHEVHGLFGAEHVLLKPAADGTGIIAGGAVRAVVELAGAHNIIAKTLGRGNPFNAVRATLNGLQQLCDPQEIMRLRRAVGSEA, from the coding sequence GTGCGAGTCAATCCCGAAGAATTGAGTCTAAAAGACAAGGTGGTTTTCATCAACCGCGTGGCCAAAGTTGTGAAGGGTGGCAAGCGATTCAACTTTTGCGCTTTGGTGGTTGTTGGTGATGGACAGGGCTATGTTGGTGTCGGCAAAGGAAAAGCCGCCGAAGTTCCGGTCGCGATTTCAAAAGCCGTTGAGCAGGCCAAAAAGCATTTGGTTCGCGTGCCTATCAAAGGGGGGACCATTCCGCACGAAGTGCATGGTCTTTTTGGCGCCGAGCACGTGCTTCTCAAGCCGGCCGCTGATGGTACCGGCATCATCGCCGGCGGCGCCGTGCGAGCGGTTGTTGAATTGGCGGGTGCGCACAACATTATCGCCAAGACATTGGGCCGCGGCAACCCGTTTAATGCGGTCAGAGCCACTCTTAATGGACTTCAGCAGCTGTGCGATCCGCAGGAAATTATGCGGTTACGGCGCGCTGTTGGTAGTGAAGCGTAG
- a CDS encoding 50S ribosomal protein L18, with protein MNTQEKNRKLARRKQRVRKSVIGTSDRPRLNVFRSRSHIYAQIIDDLRGHTVAAASTLDESLRKAVKSTGSIEGAKAVGKLIAERAKAAKVSTVVFDRGGRQYHGRVKALADASREGGLQF; from the coding sequence ATGAATACGCAAGAAAAAAATCGAAAATTAGCGCGACGTAAACAGCGGGTACGAAAATCTGTCATCGGCACGAGTGATCGTCCGCGGTTGAACGTCTTCCGTAGTCGATCTCATATCTATGCCCAAATTATCGACGATCTTCGTGGGCACACGGTGGCGGCGGCATCCACCTTGGATGAATCCTTGCGGAAGGCCGTGAAATCGACGGGCAGCATTGAAGGCGCGAAAGCCGTCGGGAAATTGATTGCCGAACGAGCGAAGGCGGCTAAAGTCTCAACGGTCGTTTTTGATCGTGGCGGGCGGCAATATCATGGGCGGGTGAAGGCCTTGGCCGACGCATCGCGTGAGGGTGGCTTACAGTTTTAA
- the rplF gene encoding 50S ribosomal protein L6 translates to MSRIGRKPISVPSGVDVKVAGRLVSVKGPMGKLDWKLTEGLSVAVADGQLVVNRAGDARDMRAMHGLVRAELSNIIQGVTKGYEKSLEITGVGYKAQLQGREMSFNVGYINPVTYTVPQGIDVKVDKQTLISIKGIDKRLVGQVAANIRSIKPPDVYKQKGIRYAGEVLRKKAGKTGK, encoded by the coding sequence ATGTCGAGGATTGGGCGGAAACCAATTTCAGTTCCAAGCGGCGTTGATGTAAAAGTCGCTGGTCGTCTCGTATCGGTCAAGGGGCCTATGGGTAAACTCGATTGGAAGCTGACCGAGGGGTTGAGCGTCGCAGTCGCTGACGGGCAACTTGTTGTCAATCGGGCGGGTGATGCGCGTGACATGCGCGCCATGCACGGACTCGTGCGCGCTGAATTGAGCAATATTATTCAAGGCGTCACTAAAGGGTATGAGAAATCGTTAGAGATCACGGGTGTGGGCTACAAAGCTCAACTCCAGGGGCGTGAGATGAGTTTCAATGTCGGATACATCAATCCAGTCACCTATACGGTGCCTCAGGGAATTGATGTGAAGGTCGACAAGCAAACACTCATTTCGATAAAAGGGATCGATAAACGACTGGTGGGTCAGGTGGCGGCTAACATTCGTTCCATTAAGCCCCCCGATGTGTATAAGCAAAAAGGAATTCGATATGCCGGCGAAGTGTTAAGGAAGAAGGCGGGCAAAACCGGCAAGTAG
- the rpsH gene encoding 30S ribosomal protein S8 has protein sequence MITDPIADLLVRLGNAARRRQDVVKVPVSKVKRQILNILGKEGFILGYGETQEDGHPIFSVQLRYVDEARPMITGMRRISKPGRRVYVGRDDVPKVRNGIGVAVISTSKGLMTDSDSRRAGLGGEVLCSVW, from the coding sequence ATGATTACTGATCCTATTGCTGATTTATTGGTTCGACTGGGGAACGCTGCTCGCCGCCGCCAGGATGTCGTCAAAGTTCCAGTGTCAAAGGTGAAACGGCAGATTCTGAATATCCTCGGCAAAGAAGGATTCATCCTCGGCTACGGGGAAACGCAGGAAGATGGGCACCCTATCTTCTCCGTCCAGCTTCGCTATGTCGACGAAGCGCGTCCGATGATCACCGGTATGCGTCGAATCAGTAAGCCGGGTCGGCGTGTGTATGTCGGGAGAGATGATGTGCCAAAGGTAAGAAATGGAATTGGCGTGGCTGTCATTTCAACCTCGAAAGGTCTTATGACCGACAGTGATTCCAGGCGGGCTGGATTGGGTGGTGAAGTGCTTTGTTCTGTCTGGTAA
- a CDS encoding type Z 30S ribosomal protein S14 — MSRLALKNKAAVKSKFACRDYHRCGLCGRVRGFLRRFRMCRICFRFLSLKGEIPGVRKSSW, encoded by the coding sequence GTGTCAAGATTAGCGCTCAAGAATAAGGCCGCAGTGAAATCGAAGTTTGCCTGTCGTGACTATCACCGCTGCGGGCTATGCGGTCGCGTGCGGGGATTCTTGCGTCGGTTTCGCATGTGCCGTATCTGTTTTAGATTTTTGAGCCTCAAGGGAGAAATTCCCGGAGTGCGTAAGTCAAGCTGGTAG
- the rplE gene encoding 50S ribosomal protein L5 — protein MSQEAGSEHQFAPRLRETYRDQVVPALMKEFGYGNLMQVPRLERIVLNVGMGEAIQNVKLLESAANELGIITGQKPVTTRAKKAIAGFKLRQGMPIGAKVTLRSRRMWEFLDRLISLALPRIRDFRGISPKAFDGRGNYTLGLKEQLIFPEIEYDSVASIHGMDITIVTTARTNDEGKALLKHLGMPFRA, from the coding sequence ATTTCGCAGGAGGCTGGTAGTGAACATCAATTTGCGCCGCGACTCAGGGAGACTTATCGGGATCAGGTAGTGCCCGCTCTGATGAAGGAATTCGGCTACGGCAATTTGATGCAGGTGCCGCGTCTCGAAAGAATTGTCCTGAACGTCGGCATGGGAGAGGCAATTCAAAACGTGAAGTTGCTAGAGAGCGCCGCGAATGAACTGGGCATTATCACCGGACAGAAGCCGGTCACGACCAGGGCCAAAAAAGCCATCGCCGGCTTCAAGTTGCGGCAGGGTATGCCCATCGGCGCCAAGGTGACCTTACGCAGTCGACGAATGTGGGAATTTTTGGATCGCTTGATATCCCTGGCTCTGCCTCGTATTCGAGATTTTCGGGGGATCTCTCCCAAAGCGTTTGATGGACGTGGCAATTATACGCTTGGACTGAAGGAACAATTGATTTTTCCAGAGATTGAGTACGATAGCGTTGCATCCATTCATGGAATGGATATCACCATCGTCACCACTGCGCGTACGAATGATGAAGGCAAGGCCCTGCTCAAGCATCTCGGCATGCCGTTCCGAGCCTAA
- a CDS encoding 50S ribosomal protein L24: MSRIKTKIRKGDTVVVMTGRERGKSGKVLSVDTVTGKVLVEKLNMIKRHTKPNQKLRQGGILEREAPLAISNVMFLCPVTKKPTRLGVKRQEDGRRARLSKKSKETVE; the protein is encoded by the coding sequence ATGTCACGAATCAAAACGAAAATTCGGAAGGGCGACACTGTTGTGGTGATGACTGGGCGCGAGCGTGGTAAGTCGGGCAAGGTGTTGTCTGTTGATACCGTAACGGGCAAAGTCTTGGTCGAAAAGCTCAATATGATTAAGCGCCACACCAAGCCCAATCAAAAGCTCCGGCAGGGTGGCATTCTTGAGCGTGAGGCTCCTCTTGCCATTTCCAATGTAATGTTTTTGTGCCCAGTGACGAAGAAACCCACCCGGTTGGGGGTCAAGCGCCAGGAAGATGGCCGACGGGCCAGATTAAGCAAGAAATCAAAAGAAACTGTTGAATAG